A region of Candidatus Fusobacterium pullicola DNA encodes the following proteins:
- a CDS encoding ATP-grasp domain-containing protein: MNILLTSVGRRSYLVEYFKNELKDKGKVYVANSTNQSSAFQYADEYVITPLIYDENYISFLKKYCLEKNISVIISLFDIDLLVLAKNKEEFKKIGVQVIVSEESVIKICNDKWETFLFLKGRKINVPKTYIDLKKVYEELKNENINFPLILKPRWGMGSIGVYEAENIEELEIFYQKIERQIQKTYLKYESIQTIGKNVLIQEKLKGQEYGLDIINDLNGNYITTFVKKKIAMRAGETDCAEVIDSVKLRNCGEDISKALKHIANLDVDLFLVDNKPYILEMNARFGGGYPFSHLAGANLPKAIIEWLENKEVKTEEILNINYGILGQKDIKITRL, from the coding sequence ATGAATATATTATTAACTTCCGTTGGAAGAAGAAGTTATTTAGTTGAGTATTTTAAAAATGAATTAAAAGATAAAGGAAAAGTATATGTTGCAAATAGTACAAATCAATCTTCAGCATTTCAATATGCAGATGAATATGTTATAACACCTCTAATTTATGATGAAAACTACATTAGTTTTTTAAAAAAATATTGTTTAGAAAAAAATATAAGTGTAATTATTTCATTATTTGATATTGATTTATTAGTATTAGCAAAAAATAAAGAGGAATTTAAAAAAATAGGAGTTCAAGTTATTGTATCTGAAGAAAGTGTTATTAAAATATGTAATGATAAGTGGGAAACATTTTTATTTTTAAAAGGTAGAAAAATAAATGTACCTAAAACATATATTGATTTAAAAAAAGTTTATGAAGAATTAAAGAATGAAAATATAAATTTTCCTTTAATATTAAAGCCACGTTGGGGTATGGGATCTATAGGAGTATATGAAGCTGAAAATATAGAGGAATTAGAGATTTTTTATCAAAAAATAGAAAGGCAAATTCAGAAAACATATTTAAAATATGAGTCAATTCAAACTATTGGAAAAAATGTTTTAATTCAAGAAAAATTAAAAGGGCAAGAGTATGGTTTGGATATTATAAATGATTTAAATGGAAATTATATAACTACATTTGTTAAGAAAAAAATTGCAATGAGAGCTGGAGAAACAGACTGTGCAGAAGTTATAGATTCTGTAAAGCTAAGAAATTGTGGAGAGGATATATCAAAGGCTTTAAAACATATAGCTAATTTAGATGTAGATTTATTTTTAGTAGATAATAAACCATATATTTTGGAAATGAATGCTAGGTTTGGAGGCGGATATCCTTTTAGTCATTTAGCTGGAGCTAATTTACCTAAAGCTATAATAGAGTGGCTAGAAAATAAAGAAGTAAAAACAGAAGAAATATTAAATATAAATTATGGAATTTTAGGTCAAAAAGATATAAAAATAACAAGATTATAA
- a CDS encoding glycosyltransferase, whose product MNRKLNNKRSFIFIKYGMEIGGIETFLFKFIKWLNKKNVRVIFIMLAGTKIADKFKKEFLNKNIEIYEVDIYSKDWNKKLKISGEKNETFLAYAFNLYQFALLQKIILENNLVADIFFWVPHFAEYLFLEKEFFFPFKFIMKKYFGKILQKMEFNNNIIYVNHLHGEALRKNYNIKIENLEEKLVEVIPNKIYPFDYTKIREKSKRKKFNIITVTRFVFPHKIYLLGLIESYGILKQKYPNLTLTIIGYGRDEEYVKKEISKLNEKAQEDINLIGKVEYEELREYFEKAHLNIGVAGTICDGASLGVISIPVRHYNRKCEGYGYLPKSKNYIISDKEGIPIEYYIEELIKMDENKFIKLCEESYNTFTNINIGEYWKKTLDQTNKKTGRHVIPYLFMQFVYWRYLLAYKLKILMGKK is encoded by the coding sequence TAGAAACTTTTTTATTTAAATTTATAAAATGGTTAAATAAAAAGAATGTTAGAGTAATTTTTATAATGTTAGCTGGAACAAAAATTGCAGATAAATTTAAAAAAGAATTTTTAAATAAAAATATTGAAATATATGAAGTTGATATTTATTCTAAAGACTGGAATAAAAAATTAAAAATATCTGGAGAAAAAAATGAAACTTTTTTAGCATATGCTTTTAACTTATATCAGTTTGCTTTATTGCAAAAAATTATTTTAGAGAACAACTTAGTTGCTGATATATTTTTTTGGGTACCACATTTCGCAGAATATCTTTTTCTTGAAAAAGAATTTTTTTTCCCATTTAAATTTATTATGAAAAAATATTTTGGAAAAATACTTCAAAAAATGGAATTTAATAATAATATAATTTACGTAAATCATTTACATGGAGAAGCGCTAAGAAAAAATTATAATATTAAAATAGAAAATTTAGAAGAAAAATTAGTTGAAGTTATACCAAATAAAATTTATCCTTTTGATTATACGAAAATAAGAGAAAAGAGCAAGAGAAAGAAATTTAATATTATAACAGTAACTAGATTTGTATTTCCACATAAAATTTACTTATTAGGATTAATAGAAAGTTATGGAATTTTAAAACAAAAATACCCAAATTTAACTTTAACTATTATAGGATATGGAAGAGATGAAGAATATGTAAAAAAAGAAATAAGTAAACTAAATGAAAAAGCGCAGGAAGATATAAATTTAATAGGAAAAGTAGAATACGAAGAATTAAGAGAATATTTTGAAAAAGCTCATTTAAATATAGGTGTAGCGGGAACTATTTGTGATGGAGCTAGTTTAGGTGTAATAAGTATTCCAGTGAGACATTATAATAGAAAATGTGAGGGGTATGGATATCTTCCTAAAAGTAAAAATTATATTATTTCAGATAAAGAGGGTATTCCAATAGAATATTATATAGAGGAATTAATTAAAATGGATGAGAATAAATTTATAAAATTATGTGAGGAATCATATAACACTTTTACAAATATAAATATAGGAGAGTATTGGAAAAAAACTTTGGATCAGACTAATAAAAAAACTGGAAGACATGTAATACCTTATTTATTTATGCAATTTGTATATTGGAGATATTTATTAGCTTATAAGTTAAAAATTTTAATGGGGAAAAAATAA
- a CDS encoding lipopolysaccharide biosynthesis protein, with translation MEKKSIINSLVWRFLERGGTQGIQFILQLILARVLTPRDYGVVALITVFIAISTVFVQSGFNTALIQKKEIDEEDISSVFYISLLIAIVVYLILWIIAPIIASFYKISELGLIVRVMGIGLFLNVPNSIQNAIISRNMEFKKLFYSSLVATTISGLIGIILAYEGFGVWSLVYQQLINQVSACTILWIAIKWRPKLFFSIKKIKQLFSFGGKLLCSSLIDTIYREFISLIVGRIYTPTMLGYYNRGNQFPNIIVTNFNGTIQSVIFPVLASVQHDKIKVKEIMRKAIMMSSYIIFPAMIGLIVISEPMVKLVLTDKWLPCVPYLRIFCLSYVLWPIHTANLQAINAIGRSDIFLKLEIIKKVVGVIIILITLWGGPYMIALGTVVSSIVSSFINSYPNKKLLNYSYIEQIRDIFPSFILSIIMGAIIYFIQLLKYSDLLILILQILFGVIIFVILSFIFKNESFLYLLSMVKNRKRG, from the coding sequence ATGGAAAAAAAAAGTATTATCAATTCTTTAGTATGGAGATTTTTAGAAAGAGGAGGAACTCAAGGAATACAGTTTATACTTCAGTTAATTTTAGCTAGAGTATTAACTCCAAGGGATTATGGAGTAGTGGCACTAATAACAGTATTTATAGCTATTTCGACTGTATTTGTTCAAAGTGGATTTAATACAGCTCTCATACAAAAAAAAGAAATAGATGAAGAAGACATATCATCAGTATTTTATATAAGCCTACTTATAGCTATAGTAGTGTATTTAATACTTTGGATAATTGCTCCAATTATAGCGAGTTTTTATAAAATATCCGAATTAGGTCTAATAGTAAGAGTAATGGGAATAGGATTATTCTTAAATGTTCCTAATTCAATTCAAAATGCTATTATCTCAAGAAATATGGAATTTAAAAAACTATTTTATAGTAGTTTAGTAGCTACTACTATTTCAGGACTAATAGGTATTATATTAGCTTATGAAGGATTTGGAGTATGGTCTTTAGTGTATCAACAGTTGATAAATCAAGTCTCTGCGTGCACTATATTATGGATTGCAATAAAATGGAGACCTAAATTATTTTTTTCAATAAAAAAAATAAAACAATTATTTTCTTTTGGAGGAAAATTATTATGTTCGTCTTTAATTGATACTATTTATAGAGAATTTATAAGTTTAATAGTTGGTAGAATATATACTCCAACTATGTTGGGATATTATAACAGAGGAAATCAATTTCCAAATATTATAGTGACTAATTTTAATGGGACAATTCAATCGGTAATATTTCCAGTTTTAGCATCTGTGCAACATGATAAAATTAAAGTAAAAGAAATTATGAGAAAAGCAATAATGATGAGTTCCTACATAATATTCCCAGCAATGATAGGACTTATAGTTATATCAGAACCAATGGTAAAATTAGTATTAACTGATAAATGGCTTCCATGTGTTCCTTATTTAAGAATATTTTGTTTATCTTATGTATTATGGCCCATTCATACTGCTAATTTACAAGCAATAAATGCTATTGGTAGAAGTGATATATTTTTAAAGCTTGAAATAATAAAAAAAGTTGTTGGAGTTATTATTATATTAATAACTTTGTGGGGAGGTCCATATATGATAGCTTTAGGTACAGTAGTTAGTAGTATAGTTAGCTCTTTTATAAATTCATATCCTAATAAAAAATTATTAAATTATAGTTATATAGAGCAAATAAGAGATATTTTTCCTTCTTTTATTCTTTCTATAATTATGGGAGCAATTATATATTTTATACAGTTATTAAAATATAGTGATTTATTAATTTTAATATTACAGATATTATTTGGTGTAATAATCTTTGTAATATTATCGTTTATTTTTAAAAATGAAAGCTTTTTATATTTGTTAAGTATGGTGAAAAATAGAAAGAGAGGATGA